Proteins encoded within one genomic window of Myxosarcina sp. GI1:
- a CDS encoding four helix bundle protein: MQNFTNLQVWRSAYADPTFSERRQSPDCAHAFTIDIYKITKDFPSEEKFGLTSQLRRASISIESNLAEGCGRNSDKEFARFVSIAQGSALHQAKLGKSSKTTTWARTPCARCQLILAKDLGYVSEDKFSLLEQKILEINRMLNAFERKLRAKS, from the coding sequence ATGCAAAACTTCACCAATTTACAAGTCTGGCGATCGGCATACGCCGATCCGACGTTCTCCGAACGGCGGCAGTCTCCAGACTGCGCTCATGCTTTTACTATAGACATCTATAAAATAACCAAGGATTTTCCTTCTGAAGAAAAGTTTGGTTTGACCAGTCAGCTACGGAGAGCTTCCATTTCGATTGAGTCAAATTTAGCAGAGGGGTGTGGCAGAAACAGTGATAAAGAATTTGCTCGGTTTGTTTCAATTGCTCAGGGAAGTGCATTGCACCAAGCAAAGCTTGGAAAGTCGTCGAAGACGACGACATGGGCGCGTACGCCCTGCGCTCGTTGCCAATTAATTTTGGCAAAAGATTTAGGTTATGTATCTGAAGACAAGTTTAGTCTTCTAGAGCAAAAAATTCTTGAAATAAATCGAATGTTAAATGCTTTCGAGCGAAAGCTAAGAGCTAAGAGCTAA